The Culex pipiens pallens isolate TS chromosome 2, TS_CPP_V2, whole genome shotgun sequence DNA window CGGTCTGGAGCAGTTTGGCTACCGAGAGGAGTACCTGTTCATCAACGCAACCCTGGTCAACGATAACCGCTGTCCAAAAGGATCCCTCTGCACTGAAAACCCGCAGGACATCGTACCGGGGATTTGCAAACTTGACCAGGGTGGTCCGGTGACCAACTACGTACGATCGCGATTTGACAAGTTCGTTCCGAGCATCTACGCGGTCAACTCGCGAGGGTCGGGCTGTAGCGGAAAAGGTAACATCTTCGAGGCTACCCCACTGGCGGCGCACTACAAGTGGATCGAATCGCAGATTTTAAGCCACGTTGGTAAGATTCTTTGAGACATGTTTGgtgcaattttaaataacattgCATTTACAATTACAGTTGATACGCTCAACAGTCAGCAGACCTGGAACCAGCAAGAGTTTTACGAAAACAGTACGTGTTTGCCGCCGACCGGGGGACTCGGGAGGTGCGTTCCTGATGGGCGGTGTCGCCAACTGATCATAGACAATCGGCACCAGCTGAGCAACATTAAGATCTGCAAGTTTGACGGGCAGACGTCGGTCGTCTGCTGCCCGAATTCGTATTTGTGATTACATTTATTGTAACATGAAAATTGCATAAATAATTACAGTCAATAACAATACAGTGTCGAAAATAACTTTTCCCACGCAGGATCGTAGTCTGAGTTCCGATATTCCGTTACAATCGTCCTTGTCGCAAACTTGACACTGCGTCCTTTCTAAACCTTTGCAAACATCCACTGAGAAGTCTGATTTGCATCCTCTGATCACTGAAAACAGTTAaacattttagtcaatttccaCCAACCTCAATACTAAAACATCACTGAACCTTTTCCATTCTCCAGCAATGTGTAGCACCCATCTTGTTCGGCAAAGTTACGACAAACCATCGAGCCGTTGCTCCTCGTTGCTTGATCCGCAGCGCAGTTCAGATCGTCCAACCCATCACACTGGTAGCACGATCGCCTTCCTGCGGGGTAAACCTCCCGATTGCAAGCCTCCCCCTCGCACATGGTACAGGTCACATTGAACAGGGGATCACACGGTATCGAAAGACCCGAATAACAACCTCGGTCCAGCGTTCCATCTGGAATTAAGTTAGGTAGATTGAAGAAAAACGTAGAATTGAGGATCCCCTACCACTGTGAAGTCTCGTGTAGCACTTGTCTCCGCTGACATAAAGTGGGCAAGGTTTAACCAACGAATCGTCAACTTGCCGTTGCACGCAGTCCAGGTCATCGCTCGTACACTGCACACACTGCAGTGCGTCCGCCGGAAACAGATTCCTGTTACATCCCGTACCCTGGCAAGTCTCGCAGGACTGATCGTTCCCACTCAAGCAAGCCGCTTGCTGCTCCGCGCTCAAATCCGACAAACAACCCCGATAAAGCTTCCGATCCTCGCCCAACCGGTTGTAGCAAACCCCAGCGGAAACCTTCCCACACCGGGCACTACCCCGCCGACCATTAGCACAGTTCCCTGCATCCGACGAGCACTGCAAGCAGCTATCATCACCCCTAACCGTAACCTTGTTGCAAGCGACCCCTCTACAAGCCACACACTGGTTGCTACCCTGCTCGCACATCCCCAAATCCGTGGCCGTCAACCCCGACCAACACTCCCGCCGAACCACCCGGAATCCGTCGAAGATCGTCACGCACTCATCCCCAGCCACGTGACGAATGCAGCCCTTTTCAAACTGCTTGTAGTACGGCAGCGTTGCACAGTTCACATTCGCCGAAGTCTGGCAAATGTTGCAGTTCAACCGTCCCGACGCCGGATACAGCAAGGTGTTGCAGTCCCGGAACGCGTCACACTTGACGCAGGCCTCACCTTCCTGGACGCACTCGGCGTCCGAGGAACATCCCCGGAAGAGGTGACCCGTCGCGGATATTATAACCGTTGCGCACTCGGTGTCCTCCGGGGGGCAGTCTTTGGACAGCAGCGTCCACGGTTCGCGGACACAGGCCGTCTTGTTCCACGAGTGGCAACTGCGGCACGAAAGGGCGGCCGAAAATGGCACCAAGAGGAGGAGAGTGAGTGTGATGGTTTGTGGCTGCATTCCGCTGAGACTGACAAGGAACTACTGAATGCAATCAACCGATGCGTTATCAAAGTCGAGAAGTGATCCAGTGGGATTAGGTTGAAAACAAACTGTAGTTTGATTCAAAAGATATTTGTTCTACTTCAAGAGCTTAAACGCCACCCAAGTACTAATAGTATAGGTTAGTCCCATTTCTGTAACCATGAACAatgcaacaaaaacaaaaacaaaaacaaaaacaaaaacaaaaacaaaaacaaaaacaaaaacaaaaacaaaaacaaaaacaaaaacaaaaacaaaaacaaaaacaaaaacaaaaacaaaaacaaaaacaaaaacaaaaacaaaaacaaaaacaaaaacaaaaacaaaaacaaaaacaaaaacaaaaacaaaaacaaaaacaaaaacaaaaacaaaaacaaaaacaaaaacaaaaacaaaaacaaaaacaaaaacaaaaacaaaaacaaaaacaaaaacaaaaacaaaaacaaaaacaaaaacaaaaacaaaaacaaaaacaaaaacaaaaacaaaacaaaaacaaaaacaaaaacaaaaacaaaaacaaaaacaaaaacaaaaacaaaaacaaaaacaaaaacaaaaacaaaaacaaaaacaaaacaaaaacaaaaacaaaaacaaaaacaaaaacaaaaacaaaaacaaaaacaaaaacaaaaacaaaaacaaaaacaaaaacaaaaacaaaaacaaaaacaaaaacaaaaacaaaaacaaaaacaaaaacaaaaacaaaaacaaaaacaaaaacaaaaacaaaaacaaaaacaaaaacaaaaacaaaaacaaaaacaaaaacaaaaacaaaaacaaaaacaaaaacaaaaacaaaaacaaaaacaaaaacaaaaacaaaaacaaaaacaaaaacaaaaacaaaaacaaaaacaaaaacaaaaacaaaaacaaaaacaaaaacaaaaacaaaaacaaaaacaaaaacaaaaacaaaaacaaaaacaaaaacaaaaacaaaaacaaaaacaaaaacaaaaacaaaaacaaaaacaaaaacaaaaacaaaaacaaaaacaaaaacaaaaacaaaaacaaaaacaaaaacaaaaacaaaaacaaaaacaaaaacaaaaacaaaaacaaaaacaaaaacaaaaacaaaaacaaaaacaaaaacaaaaacaaaaacaaaaacaaaaacaaaaacaaaaacaaaaacaaaaacaaaaacaaaaacaaaaacaaaaacaaaaacaaaaacaaaaacaaaaacaaaaacaaaaacaaaaacaaaaacaaaaacaaaaacaaaaacaaaaacaaaaacaaaaacaaaaacaaaaacaaaaacaaaaacaaaaacaaaaacaaaaacaaaaacaaaaacaaaaacaaaaacaaaaacaaaaacaaaaacaaaaacaaaaacaaaaacaaaaacaaaaacaaaaacaaaaacaaaaacaaaaacaaaaatgtcaaaaatgtcaaaaatgtcaaaaatgtcaaaaatgtcaaaaatgtcaaaaatttcaaaaatttcaaaaatgtcaaaaatgtcaaaaatgtcaaaaatgtcaaaaatgtcaaaaatgtcaaaaatgtcaaaaatgtcaaaaatgtcaaaaatgtcaaaaatgtcaaaaatgtcaaaaatgtcaaaaatgtcaaaaatgtcaaaaatgtcaaaaatgtcaaaaatgtcaaaaatgtcaaaaatgtcaaaaatgtcaaaaatgtcaaaaatgtcaaaatttgcaaaatttgcaaaatttgcaaaatttgcaaaattgcaaaattgcaaaattggcaaaattgacaaaattgacaaactgacaaaattggcaaaattggcaaaattgtcaaaattgtcaaaattgtcaaaattgtcaaaattgtcaaaattgtcaaaattgtcaaaattgtcaaaattgtcaaaattgtcaaaattgtcaaaattgtcaaaattgtcaaaattgtcaaaattgtcaaaattgtcaaaattgtcaaaattgtcaaaattgtcaaaattgtcaaaattgtcaaaattgacacaattgtcaaaattgtcaaaattgacaaaattgacaaaattgtcaaaaacgacaaaaaatgcaaaattgtcaaaattgtcaaaattgtcaaaattgtcaaaattgtcaaaattgtcaaaattgtaaaaattgtcaaaattgtcaaaatggtcaaaattgtcaaaattgtcaaaattgtcaaaattgtcaaaattgtcaaaattgtcaaaattgtcaaaattgtcaaaattgtcagtattgtcaaaattgtcaaaattgtcaaaattggcaaaattgtcaaaattgtcaaaattggcaaaattggcaaaattggcaaaattatcaaaattgtcaaaattgtcaaaattggcaaaattggcaaaattggcaaaattggcaaaattggcaaaattggcaaaattggcaaaattggcaaaattggcaaaattggcaaaattggcaaaattggcaaaattggcaaaattggcaaaattggcaaaattggcaaaattgtcaaaattgtcaaaattggcaaaattgtcaaaattggcaaaattggcaaaattgtcaaaattggcaaaattggcaaaattggcaaaattggcaaaaatggcaaaaatggcaaaattgacaaaattggcaaaattggcaaaattggcaaaattggcaaaattgtcaaaattgtcaaaattgtcaaaattgtcaaaattgtcaaaattgtcaaaattgtcaaaattgtcaaaattgtcaaaattgtcaaaattgtcaaaattgtcaaaattgtcaaaattgtcaaaattgtcaaaattgtcaaaattgtcaaaattgtcaaaattgtcaaaattgtcaaaattgtcaaaattgtcaaaattgtcaaaattgtcaaaattgacaaaattgtcaaaattgtcaaaattgtcaaaattgtcaaaattgtcaaaattgtcaaaattgtcaaaattgtcaaaattgtcaaaattgtcaaaattgtcaaaattgtcaaaattgtcaaaattgtcaaaattgtcaaaattgtcaaaattgtcaaaattgtcaaaattgtcaaaattgtcaaaattgtcaatattgtcaaaattgtcaaaattgtcaatattgtcaaaattgtcaaaattgtcaaaattgtcaaaattgtcaaaattgtcaaaattgtcaaaattgtcaaaattgtcaaaattgtcaaaattgtcaaaattgtcaaaattgtcaaaattgtcaaaattgtcaaaattgtcaaaattgtcaaaattgtcaaaattgtcaaaattgtcaaaattgtcaaaattgtcaaaattgtcaaaattgtcaaagttgtcaaaattatcaaaattgtcaaaattgtcaaaattgtcaaaattgtcaaaattgtcaaaattgtcaaaattgtcaataatgtcaaaaatgtcaaaaatgacaaaaattacaataatgacaaaaatgacaaaaatgacaaaaatgacaaaaatgacaaaaatgtcaaaaatgacataaatgacaaaattgccaaaaatgacaaaattgccaaaattgccaaaattggcaaacataaacaaacagttATGATTCATTCAACGCTGTATACCAATGTCTCCCCCACGAGACTTCTTCAAAACATTAGtgaaataaataaacttttttgtttagATTACCATTCCAGTGGAACTATATTTTCCAGGTATAAATTCCTTCACTTCCTACTACTCCTATTAGTCTACTGTCTACACGGTCTAGGACTCGGTCGAATCCTATCAATTCACTAAAAACGAGTTCAACAGTGTTGTTGGTTCACAATTCCGAGGGTTCATTAGGTGTGTTTAGTCAGTAGGTTTACAAAGCTCCTGCGTTTTCAGTACTCTTCGTgtgtgatgtgtgtgtgtgataatACATGATATTGTTTTCTCTTCTAGATTTCTCTTGTGATGTTGTTACGCCTTTCAAGTCCTTTTGTTAGTACATTCTAGTGtatgtgttgttgttgttgtatagTATAAGGGTCTAAAACTTATCTGCACAATTACGCTCCTCGTGGCTAAAATCTGGTTAAGGTTTAAGATTTGTTTGTAAAGAACTTCGAGTCACGATTGGTTCCGATAAATATCTGTTGACCTTGAGATTCCTAACATTCGAGAACGGGgttttcataaataaatatatttacacAGAATTAAATGGTTTTTCCCTTTGTTTGCACGAAAACTCGCGCCTACCGCCCACTCTCTCCGTCCTTTTTTGGCCTCAAGATAAAGTTAAGGTTGTACGCCGTATTGACAGCGTAGTACACGTTGGCATTGTTGGGCAACAGCAGCTCCTTGTCCGGCAGCACCTGGGACAGCGTGTACCGCTCCGGATCACCCTCCAGGCCCAGCTTGAGCATCGCGTTCCGGATGACCTGGGGCGTGCGCTCGTTGTTGCCCAGCATAATACTTTTGTACAGCACGATTCCGTCCAGCTCGACCTGGTCCGTCTCGAAGGTAACTTTAATGATGTAGAAATCGGGCGAACTCTTCTTCAGCGGCGAATCGTCCTTCAGCTGGCCGTTGATGATCGGCACGTCGTGGCCGTTTTTCGTGGCGGACGACGAGTTGCTGCCGTTGTGGTGGGCCCGGTTGGATTGCGGCGTCCGGATGAGGCCAGATCCGTTTAGGTGGTTGTTGGACTTTTGACTGCTCGAGGTGGTCGATTCCATCGACAGGGACGACACGCTGCTGGCGGCGGACAGGATCGACGCGTTCGGTGGGGTCACGTCCCGGTCCAGGGAGTTGTTGCGGGAGCTGTAGCTGTAAGTGAAGAGTGGTGTTAACTCGAATGTcagtttgtattttattttagaatttgcaTGTGAATgaccttcgttttttttttaatttggcagatcaaaattaaatatacttttttcgtaaatttgcgAGAACACGTGATGTTTGCAATCAAACCCTAtcctaatacagtccagactcgataatccgaaaGTTTGCATAGGTCGAAAGATTATCTAatcggaatttcataaaaattcaaaatatttttaagccagtccaaatatgctaaatatgattaccaATACAGAATAAGgcatttaatattgttttccgATTATTAGGcatcaaattgcattaaaattatattttcgcCCCCTGatttcagaccaattttaaaGGGGCCGGCTGGTAcagacataaacttaaaaaaatcgagtTATGCGACCACATTTAGTCAAATCTGAGTAGTTGGTTGcccattaaattacaaaatgcattttttcattaattcttcatcgccattttggccaccaccAAGGATTTAAAAATCCTAAATCACTCTAGTTAAGTTCACGGGCTCGTTGAgctttgcaatcaaaaataagacatcgCAAAGAAAAATctcattcgattatccgaagtttccaaaaacaatcaaattattcactcaaaaaaaatccttttttttagtttttatttctaaaatacTGTCATTTTGTTAAAACcacgtaatttttaaaatgtttgtatttcttaaaaaaaatacgtaattttatgattaatttgagcttaaaaaaacaataactcCCCAAATATTTGCGAAATTtcgtataatttaataattgctGCATATTGTGTCATCGGAACTTTACTGTTCCCAGTTTacaatcatggtaatattacatcttggaAGGGGGTAGATCTTATATGTTagaaaaaagtgtataattttCCACCtatgaaaaattgtgtatttATATCATTAttatggtgtaatgtcactttttcagtctaaattgaggtaaaactatatcataaaagtggtaatattcatgctttcaaaattacaccttccaaaatttatcaattttttactgtgtactttcACTGAACGTagttttgtaaacttttttaagattgaaaacaaaacaaacgcttcaaatttattttgtgaaaattgctgACATTTGACACAAATATTAAaaccctgtttttttttttttcaaaaatgagttttttctcCAGAATtcggcattttttcattttgtttatgaattttgtattttttttttattttgatgaacctTGTCCATGCATCATCAATAAATTCCATGCAAGGTTCCATTTAATTTTGTGAGCCGGTCATACAACATGGGCAAGTGGATATTCGAAAATGTGTTTCTtgggatcgatttggtgttttctgaaaagttgtcggTTTCGATTacgactttttagaaaaaaggcacacgttaaaaaaaatccaatttttttaattgactttgataaaaaaaataaatagatttattaaaataaatctgattttcaataagaaaaagtaacattttgaaagggcttaacacacacattatttggaatttttcaaatgtttgattaggtattcaaattttgaattaatttttataGAAACGAAAATTTCATAAACGTTTCGTTTTTTAACAATCAGTATTTTTTGAGATATGACGAATTTAAAAATGAGTGCTGACAAGATGACAATGTTTCTCAGCAACCACCAGTCCtcaacaatgttaaaaaatcaaagtgatAGGAAATGtgctcaaaaaaattttttttcgggattGATAAACCTTCaggaagtatttttaaatagcaaaaaagtgataatttttcgaaaaaaaatttcacctaTAAAtgcctttaacttgaaaactgtgcactttctcgaaaaatttgaaaaaatattttcgatagcaaatttttttttgcatccgattttttttttatttttgcgccatcctaaactctagcgcaaatgacaacatatttaaaaaaaatcaagggttTAAAATTCCCATCTTGTGAATTGAACATTTCTGATAAGGCTGgtatttcatgtttttgtccctcggcactGGTCAAAGTCGAGGAGGggagcaaaaaactaaatttttaagtcCAAAGCTCAAgtcctttttgaaaatcgtgaacgaaaaaaattcaaaaaaaaatctttatacaTTTATTACAATTACGCTACAATCAAAAGCTTGCAAAATAATCATGAATTTACGGAATATTTGTTTTCCTTaagttttatgtcttttttCGTCTGTGGTccctgaattttaaaaatgaattaatttcaaaagtttttccattgaaaatttaaattttcaacattttttgcccttgactttatttttaatcttgagaaatttttgaagcttgaAATATCATTTGCAATGGCCATAAAAGTTAAATATAGAATCAAGATTTTTTCCATAAACCTATTTCTTCGTCTTAATcataacctaaaactttgccaaagacaccaaatcgttcagaaaatggaaaaagtttcatccaaacaaaaaaggtgcagtggtaatgtAACAGGcataaccaaaatgacgaagAACGAATAAAGAAACATTTAGctgaattcttgattttttaactttatgtgAGGAAGGCTAGGTAGTATTTAGAGAAGGCATCACCTTGAGGCGCTTGCTTTTTTATAGGGAAGCGGGATGGCCAGTTCCTGAAACGCCACCTGGTGGCGCTTTCGAGAGGAGCTAAGCTCGTCTCgtttcggtggtagaccaccgactgaagccagcctttaaatttcccgtggttttgtagggaagcgAGAAGGCTGGCGCTCGCGAGAAGAGCTGAGCTTCTCTCGCTTCGGcggtagaccaccgactaaactaatgctgtggagggagtggcgtttatatttatatcaaaaccgtcggccgcgctgcttctgagattttcccctctgcttggggaaggcgtttcatttttcggtttcatttcgcttcgcgaaattttggattgctaccctgtatagagccctaagacgaagttcttcgtcaaaaaaaaaacaaagatagtTGATTTGCACAAACGTAAAGAATTACTCAAAAACGTATATAGTTTTGTTAATTATTTgagttagttaaaaaaaatatacacagcaatttattttaaatgacaatttgcGATTGTTTGACCTCTACcttgtgaagattttttttcttttttgatatttagTAAGTTTATGAttgtttctaaatttttttcaatatattttcaacaaatattaaacattaaaaaataaaaaataaacttgttaggtttaattttattcaatatcTACAATACACGGAATTAAATAAATTGCAGTaaagaaaaaatgtaataaatgatAATTTAAACTAGttattgtgttcaaaatatcgTTTACGGTATTGATTTTAGGTTGATTGTTCATAATTTATGAATTTCAGAGagaaatcggttttttttttcaaaattttaaattaaatggtaAATTTTGCAGCCAGTCGACACATCGATCACAAAATTAGGTGTGCAAGATGAAGATGaagggtaaattttttaaaaaatatatgagaATATATATGTTTCAAAAGCAAAGAATACCAAAGCATAAAAATTAAACCTCAAAATTCATCCCCAACCCTACCTCTGATTCGACGCATTGTTGATATCACAGTAAAACTGCGAGCCCGCCCCACTGCTGCTGTTCGACGCAATCGAGTCGCTCTTCTTGTGTCCCTGGTGGCCCGGCCTCCTGATCGGCTCCGGCGGCGACTCCAGCTGACAGCTCAGCGTGTGCGCTTCCCGCTCGTCCAGCACCAGCAGCGAGGCAAACCACCGATCAAACAGCGGATCTTCCGGCAGGTGGTACGTATTGGCGGCCCCCTGCAGCAGCTTGATCTGCGCCAGCACCTCAAACTCTTTCCTCCGCTTGTCAAAGTTGATCAGTCCCTCCTGCAGGGTGTCCGGGATGGCAGCATGAATCATGGTTAGATCGGTCAGGAACGTCCCGAGGTAGGGGATCGTGCCGTGGCTGATGAGGGTGTTTTGTTTCTGGAACACTTTCTGCAGGTGGCGATCGTTCTCGCCGACCGTATCGGCAAACTTGGCAGTTCCTTCGCGCATCAGGACCTCCCGCTGGGCCCACGCGTTGTTATCCTCGGAGAATATCCGGGCCAGCTCGGAGTACAGTTCGAGCTTTTCCCGTGGCATTACGGCCCAGGTTTTGGACAGCCGATAGACGGCGTTCGACTGGAGCCCGGAGATGATCGCTTTGAGGGAGGAGAAGTTCTTCAGCAGTCGCAACTCCTGGGCGATGTCGATCCAGGTTGAGATGAGAAGGGCGCGTTCCTACAAAGGGGACAAGCGTTAGTGGATACAAGGTTCAGGTGAGGGATTTCGTAAGGCCTACCTGCGGTTTCAACCGGGGCTCAATCAGCACACTGGAAATGACCCTGAAGGAAACCGCGTTGAACTGCGTCACGGTCGCCAGCACCGAGCCGCACTCGTGCTTGTCCCGGTTGGACCAGATCGAACCGAGACACTGGTGCGGGACGAGTCGCTTGAACAGCTCCATGTCCATCCGCGTCAGCTGCTCGGCAAAGTGCTTCACGGGGATGTTCGGGAAGCGGTACGAGTTCAGCAGGTGCGACGGAGGCCCGCGGAAGGCCGGCGTCAGGCACAGGCCCCCGAACTGGTCCGCGAACTGGTCGTGGTAATCGTTGGACCATGGCAACGGCGGTGGTATCCTACTGTACTTATCTAACCTATTCGTATACCTGGAAGGAGAAGCAGTCCTCACTAAAAGAAGTTCTTTGAAGAACGGGAGTTGATCACTTACCTATGTAAAGCTTTCACGTGGATTTCCGAGTTTGGCAGCCGCTTCGAGGTGAACGCCAGAAGCCTTTGCAAGTTTTCCGTGTCCCAGTCCTCGGGGAATCCATCCAGCCAGACGTGAAGGACGGAGACTGTGAAGCGAAAACAGAATTTGAGATTCAATCTCC harbors:
- the LOC120415429 gene encoding ral guanine nucleotide dissociation stimulator-like 1 isoform X1, with product MFCPSNETLQNITEKTKLLAQKCTQQIRVSSDQQTSGSGGATEGGQQDSTGKVPPSPAKESGGSKSLRCLCPCKGTLSKIIAKKVGAVTGKEQPRSTTRWYVKQPTWRLWGEEREKDAIYTVYLKKVRYHRPTPSASSQDSDDEISHLEWETVRVRFVKAATLSRLVDALTTDDGELESTFVNVFLTTYRTFSQPEKVLELLLNRYERLHSEPAALLPASESLTDQHKKTLVSVLHVWLDGFPEDWDTENLQRLLAFTSKRLPNSEIHVKALHRYTNRLDKYSRIPPPLPWSNDYHDQFADQFGGLCLTPAFRGPPSHLLNSYRFPNIPVKHFAEQLTRMDMELFKRLVPHQCLGSIWSNRDKHECGSVLATVTQFNAVSFRVISSVLIEPRLKPQERALLISTWIDIAQELRLLKNFSSLKAIISGLQSNAVYRLSKTWAVMPREKLELYSELARIFSEDNNAWAQREVLMREGTAKFADTVGENDRHLQKVFQKQNTLISHGTIPYLGTFLTDLTMIHAAIPDTLQEGLINFDKRRKEFEVLAQIKLLQGAANTYHLPEDPLFDRWFASLLVLDEREAHTLSCQLESPPEPIRRPGHQGHKKSDSIASNSSSGAGSQFYCDINNASNQSYSSRNNSLDRDVTPPNASILSAASSVSSLSMESTTSSSQKSNNHLNGSGLIRTPQSNRAHHNGSNSSSATKNGHDVPIINGQLKDDSPLKKSSPDFYIIKVTFETDQVELDGIVLYKSIMLGNNERTPQVIRNAMLKLGLEGDPERYTLSQVLPDKELLLPNNANVYYAVNTAYNLNFILRPKKDGESGR
- the LOC120415429 gene encoding ral guanine nucleotide dissociation stimulator-like 1 isoform X6 encodes the protein MKGLFDRPTWRLWGEEREKDAIYTVYLKKVRYHRPTPSASSQDSDDEISHLEWETVRVRFVKAATLSRLVDALTTDDGELESTFVNVFLTTYRTFSQPEKVLELLLNRYERLHSEPAALLPASESLTDQHKKTLVSVLHVWLDGFPEDWDTENLQRLLAFTSKRLPNSEIHVKALHRYTNRLDKYSRIPPPLPWSNDYHDQFADQFGGLCLTPAFRGPPSHLLNSYRFPNIPVKHFAEQLTRMDMELFKRLVPHQCLGSIWSNRDKHECGSVLATVTQFNAVSFRVISSVLIEPRLKPQERALLISTWIDIAQELRLLKNFSSLKAIISGLQSNAVYRLSKTWAVMPREKLELYSELARIFSEDNNAWAQREVLMREGTAKFADTVGENDRHLQKVFQKQNTLISHGTIPYLGTFLTDLTMIHAAIPDTLQEGLINFDKRRKEFEVLAQIKLLQGAANTYHLPEDPLFDRWFASLLVLDEREAHTLSCQLESPPEPIRRPGHQGHKKSDSIASNSSSGAGSQFYCDINNASNQSYSSRNNSLDRDVTPPNASILSAASSVSSLSMESTTSSSQKSNNHLNGSGLIRTPQSNRAHHNGSNSSSATKNGHDVPIINGQLKDDSPLKKSSPDFYIIKVTFETDQVELDGIVLYKSIMLGNNERTPQVIRNAMLKLGLEGDPERYTLSQVLPDKELLLPNNANVYYAVNTAYNLNFILRPKKDGESGR